In one window of Orcinus orca chromosome 17, mOrcOrc1.1, whole genome shotgun sequence DNA:
- the MAPK15 gene encoding LOW QUALITY PROTEIN: mitogen-activated protein kinase 15 (The sequence of the model RefSeq protein was modified relative to this genomic sequence to represent the inferred CDS: inserted 3 bases in 2 codons; substituted 3 bases at 3 genomic stop codons) has protein sequence MGRGLQPAPPAQPFPSTSPKILAGFDASQGHEKRSADGDHHGKGEDGQEYLPHPLPSPQPKLALGQAPFLQWRPLHSQVPWNRCQTHTRLTVSPRWKDQIQATSPHWEQERGEPNFRDPGAGEHSRSTPQGRGLHRKQAGGTPSCAFRVKHADLPGLSARSSPRTLHTPAQFKRSHPLGMARPLPPNAQGVEGLSANDTLTVGTPLAETGEARRREERASRACLEASWRPPAGICAAEMDRHVAQRYLLGLRFGKGMSSEAYSIVWKAVDQRTGEVVAIKKIFDAFKDKTDAQRTFREIMPLREFGDRPNIIRLPGVIRAENDRDIYLVFESMDTDPNAVICKGTLLKDSHKRYVFHQLLRATKFIHSGXVIHQDQKPSNVLLDASCLVKLCDFGLAHSLSGLPEGPEGHALTEHMATRWYXAPEVFLSSSWYTPGVDMWRLGRILGEMLAGRPLSPARPXAHQLGLILEGILSPSEDDLLALGAGSGASVVQRLGSRPGPTLDALLPPDTRPEVLDHREXPLVFAPDKRLSAAQALQHPYVQRFHCPARECTLEADVRLPVHEGAQLSATEYRSRLYQMILERRGNGRVPRETGLGGVPTPPAPPLKPRAAAKLPSGSPARKPGRRPRSNPGHGPAHDVPGGAKDPPRQSSAPLHQPPPPGGLGRGKGPRWATAGLPSASCWVKPSGRGAAPSLTSQAAAQVAVQALIRSDRNRGCGGNAAGAXPVSPFLPGLPGGRPGRRMFSASASQEAQGAARAVLGGCSQAYGTVCHSAPGCLPLLPGPRA, from the exons AAGCGCAGCGCTGATGGCGATCACCATGGCAAAGGGGAGGATGGGCAGGAAT acctgccccaccccctcccctcaccccaaccTAAGCTGGCCCTGGGCCAGGCACCCTTCCTCCAGTGGCGGCCCCTCCACAGCCAAGTACCTTGGAATCGGTGCCAGACCCACACGAGGCTCACGGTCAGCCCCAGGTGGAAGGACCAGATCCAGGCCACGAG CCCACACTGGGAGCAGGAGAGAGGGGAGCCCAACTTCAGAGACCCAGGTGCAGGGGAGCACAGCAGGTCCACCCCACAGGGTCGGGGGCTGCACCGGAAACAGG CTGGGGGAACGCCCAGCTGTGCCTTCCGAGTCAAGCATGCCGACCTTCCTGGCCTCTCGGCCCGCTCTTCACCTCGGACCCTCCATA CGCCTGCCCAGTTCAAGCGCTCGCACCCGCTGGGGATGGCCCGGCCCCTGCCGCCAAATGCCCAAGGAGTGGAGGGGCTGTCTGCGAATGACACCCTAACCGTCGGCACCCCCTTAGCAGAGACCGGAGAAGCAAGGCGGAGGGAGGAAAGAGCGTCCCGGGCG TGTCTGGAGGCCTCCTGGCGCCCACCAGCCGGCATATGCGCCGCCGAGATGGACCGTCACGTTGCCCAGCGATACCTGCTCGGGCTGCGGTTCGGAAAGGGGATGAGCTCGGAG GCCTACAGCATCGTGTGGAAGGCGGTGGATCAGAGGACTGGCGAGGTCGTGGCCATCAAGAAAATCTTTGATGCCTTCAAGGACAAGACGGATGCCCAA AGGACGTTCCGGGAAATCATGCCTCTCCGA GAGTTTGGGGACCGTCCCAACATCATCCGCCTCCCGGGTGTGATCCGGGCAGAGAATGACAGGGACATTTACCTGGTGTTTGAGTCTATGG ACACCGACCCGAATGCCGTCATCTGCAAGGGCACACTGCTAAAGGACAGCCACAAGCGCTACGTCTTCCACCAGCTCCTGCGGGCCACcaagttcattcattcaggaTGAGTTATCCACCAGGACCAGAAG CCATCCAACGTTCTCCTGGACGCCAGCTGTTTGGTGAAGCTCTGCGACTTTGGCCTCGCCCACTCCCTCAGCGGCCTCCCTGAGGGGCCCGAGGGCCATGCCCTGACGGAGCACATGGCCACGCGATGGT GGGCTCCGGAGGTGTTCCTGTCCTCGAGCTG gtaCACCCCCGGGGTGGACATGTGGAGGCTGGGCCGCATCCTGGGGGAGATGCTAGCGGGGCGGCCCCTGTCCCCGGCACGTCC CGCTCACCAGCTGGGGCTGATCCTGGAGGGCATCCTATCACCCTCCGAGGACG ACCTCCTGGCTCTCGGCGCTGGCTCCGGCGCCTCGGTTGTGCAGCGCCTGGGGTCCCG GCCGGGCCCGACACTGGACGCCCTCCTGCCGCCCGACACCCGCCCAGAGGTCCTGGACCACCGCGAGTGACCCCTGGTGTTTGCCCCCGACAAGCGGCTCAGCGCGGCCCAGGCCCTGCAGCACCCCTACGTGCAGAG GTTCCACTGCCCGGCCCGGGAGTGCACCCTGGAGGCGGACGTGCGGCTCCCGGTGCACGAAGGAGCCCAGCTCTCGGCCACCGAATATCGCAGCCGCCTCTATCAG ATGATCCTGGAGCGCAGGGGTAACGGCCGCGTCCCGAGGGAGACGGGCCTGGGCGGCGTCCCCACGCCCCCGGCGCCCCCACTCAAACCCAGAGCCGCGGCCAAGCTGCCCTCGGGCTCGCCTGCACGGAAGCCCGGACGCCGGCCTCGAAGTAACCCCGGTCACGGCCCCGCGCACG ATGTCCCCGGCGGAGCCAAGGACCCTCCCAGGCAGAGCTCGGCCCCCCTGCACCAGCCTCCGCCCCCAGGAGGTCTTGGGAGAGGGAAAGGGCCCCGCTGGGCGACGGCAGGGCTCCCCTCGGCATCCTGCTGG GTGAAGCCCAGCGGGAGGGGGGCGGCGCCCTCCTTGACCTCGCAGGCCGCCGCCCAGGTGGCCGTCCAGGCCTTGATCCGGAGTGACCGGAACCGGGGCTGTGGTGGCAACGCGGCCGGCGCGTGACCGGTGAGCCC GTTCCTCCCCGGCCTCCCCGGAGGCCGGCCCGGCCGGAGGATGTTCAGCGCCTCGGCCTCGCAGGAGGCCCAGGGGGCCGCGCGGGCCGTGCTCGGGGGCTGCTCCCAAGCCTACGGGACCGTCTGCCACTCGGCGCCGGGCTGCCTGCCCCTGCTCCCCGGACCCCGCGCCTGA
- the FAM83H gene encoding protein FAM83H isoform X2, producing the protein MARRSQSSSQGDNPLAPGYLPPHYKEYYRLAVDALAEGGPEAYSSFLASEGAPAFLCPEELEHVSRHLRAPQHVALEPPESSPLNMDFDGSSGTYWPVNSDQAVPELDLGWPLTFGFQGTEVTTLVQPPPPDSPCIKDEARRMIRSAQQVVAVVMDMFTDVDLLSEVLEAAARRVPVYILLDEVNAQHFLDMADKCHINLHHVDFLRVRTVAGPTYYCRTGKSFKGHVKEKFLLVDCAVVMSGSYSFMWSFEKIHRSLAHVFQGELVSSFDEEFRILFAQSEPLVPSAGALARMDAYALAPYAGAGPLIGGQVTGALTPFSLPKRAHLLFPPPREEGLGFPSFLDPDRHFLSALRREESPRMPGGALEPHTGLWPLSRHLDTEAGPGGELLGPRGFFQARHQEMDAFKRHSYAAADGTGAVENFAAARQVSRQTFLGYGDDLRFQTSHFHRDQLYQQHYQWDPQLAPARPQGPFEKLRAGRPGFADHDDFTLGAGQRFPELGPDGHQRLDYVPSSASREVRHGSDPAFGPRLRGLEPAGAPSPNLGQRFPCQAVTRLGPETVPKPEPERRGRPEGRAGLRHWRLASYLSGCHGEDAGDEGLPAPMEAEAYEDDVLVSGGRVAAGDLLTSSFRVPTSFPGSGSGGGDSSEPEGLEAGLAKQDTFRLRPNPLIQRSSRLRSSLIFSASQAEGTGGAAAATAEKEQVVSEMPASGGKAMRSAVSTKVAELLEKYKGPTRDAGGMGAAVTVASHSKAILSQAWREEVSAPGGGGSEHRSLESCLLDLRDSFTQQLHQEAKRQPGAAALTATQLLDTLGGSSGGTDRLPSCFLSTQGRSTSPQGRDSPPPEGPGAHQPPHSEPKGIPTSAYPEQKGSPTAGFPSCRDRPTTGFTEQKGSPASAYPEHKGSPVPPVPPVPEHRGSLPLPFSGESPKTGPTEEAPGGPMEILRRGSARLRQLLNPKGERRVEDEGSFPVPQENGQPESPRRPSPSRADSTEAATGDERGPRGCVASATANALYSSNLRDDTKAILEQISAHGQKHRGGPAPTPAQSSPELGHPPAAGGRAPDMSDKDRCSAIFLADSLGTQGRLNRTLPASAAERDRLLHRMESMRKEKRVYSRFEVFCKKEEPGGPGAGEGPAEDTRDSKVGKFMPKLLGTFKSKK; encoded by the exons ATGGCCCGTCGCTCCCAGAGCTCCTCGCAGGGGGATAACCCACTGGCACCCGGGTACCTGCCACCCCACTACAAAGAATATTACCGCCTGGCAGTGGATGCACTGGCTGAGGGCGGGCCGGAGGCCTATAGCAGCTTCCTAGCGTCCGAGGGGGCACCTGCCTTCCTGTGCCCTGAGGAGCTGGAGCACGTGAGCCGCCACCTGCGGGCCCCACAGCACGTTGCCCTCGAGCCCCCCGAAAGCAGCCCTCTCAACATGGACTTCGATGGCTCCTCGGGCACCTACTGGCCTGTGAACTCAGACCAGGCAGTGCCTGAACTTGACCTGGGCTGGCCCCTGACCTTCGGCTTCCAGGGCACTGAGGTTACCACACTGGTGCAGCCGCCGCCACCTGACAGCCCCTGCATCAAGGATGAGGCTCGAAGGATGATCCGCTCTGCCCAGCAG GTGGTGGCCGTGGTGATGGACATGTTCACCGACGTGGACCTTCTCAGTGAAGTGCTGGAGGCCGCTGCGCGCCGCGTGCCGGTCTACATCCTCCTAGATGAGGTAAACGCGCAGCACTTCCTGGACATGGCTGACAAGTGCCACATCAACCTGCACCACGTGGAC TTCCTACGCGTGCGCACTGTGGCAGGCCCCACCTACTACTGCCGTACCGGGAAGTCCTTCAAGGGCCACGTGAAGGAGAAGTTCCTCCTAGTGGATTGTGCCGTGGTGATGAGCGGGAGCTACAG CTTTATGTGGTCCTTCGAGAAGATCCACCGGAGTCTGGCACACGTGTTCCAGGGCGAGCTGGTCTCCAGCTTCGATGAGGAATTCCGCATCCTCTTCGCACAGTCCGAGCCGCTGGTACCCTCCGCCGGGGCGCTAGCTCGCATGGACGCCTACGCCCTGGCTCCATACGCGGGGGCTGGGCCCCTCATTGGTGGCCAGGTGACCGGGGCGTTGACCCCTTTCTCCTTACCCAAACGAGCCCACCTCCTGTTCCCACCGCCTCGGGAAGAAGGCCTGGGCTTCCCCTCATTCCTTGACCCTGACCGCCACTTCCTGTCGGCCCTCCGTCGAGAGGAGTCACCGCGGATGCCGGGGGGCGCCCTGGAGCCGCACACGGGGCTGTGGCCACTGTCGCGGCATCTGGACACCGAGGCCGGACCAGGCGGGGAGCTCTTGGGCCCGCGGGGCTTCTTTCAGGCACGGCACCAAGAGATGGACGCCTTCAAAAGGCACAGCTACGCGGCCGCCGACGGCACGGGAGCCGTGGAGAATTTCGCTGCCGCGCGACAGGTGTCACGGCAGACATTCCTCGGCTACGGTGATGACTTACGCTTCCAGACCAGCCACTTCCACCGCGACCAGCTCTACCAGCAGCACTACCAGTGGGATCCGCAGCTTGCGCCAGCGCGCCCACAAGGCCCGTTCGAGAAGCTGCGCGCTGGCCGCCCTGGCTTCGCGGACCATGACGACTTCACGCTGGGCGCCGGGCAGCGCTTTCCGGAGCTCGGCCCGGACGGACACCAGCGGCTGGACTACGTGCCATCCAGTGCCTCACGGGAGGTGCGCCATGGCTCTGACCCTGCCTTCGGGCCCAGGCTCCGCGGTCTGGAACCGGCCGGGGCCCCATCTCCCAACCTGGGACAGCGCTTCCCTTGCCAAGCGGTGACGAGGCTAGGCCCAGAGACTGTGCCCAAGCCAGAGCCAGAGCGCAGAGGCCGGCCCGAGGGGCGGGCGGGACTGCGGCACTGGCGCCTCGCCTCCTACCTGAGCGGCTGTCACGGTGAGGATGCTGGCGACGAGGGCCTGCCCGCACCCATGGAGGCCGAGGCCTATGAAGACGACGTGTTGGTTTCTGGGGGCCGGGTGGCCGCCGGGGACCTGCTGACCTCGAGCTTCCGTGTGCCCACGTCCTTCCCGGGCTCCGGCAGCGGTGGTGGCGACAGCTCCGAGCCCGAGGGCCTGGAGGCCGGCCTGGCCAAGCAGGACACTTTCCGCTTGCGCCCGAACCCGCTGATCCAGCGCAGCTCGCGGCTGCGCTCCTCGCTCATCTTCAGCGCGTCACAGGCGGAGGGCACAGGCGGAGCTGCTGCGGCCACCGCGGAGAAGGAGCAGGTGGTGAGCGAGATGCCGGCGTCCGGTGGCAAGGCCATGCGCTCTGCTGTCTCCACCAAGGTGGCCGAGCTCCTGGAGAAATACAAGGGCCCGACTCGAGACGCCGGCGGCATGGGGGCAGCAGTCACGGTCGCCAGCCACAGCAAGGCTATCCTGTCCCAGGCGTGGCGGGAGGAGGTGTCGGCACCTGGGGGCGGTGGGAGCGAGCACCGCAGCCTCGAAAGCTGCCTGCTAGACCTGCGCGACTCCTTCACGCAGCAGCTGCACCAGGAGGCCAAGCGGCAGCCGGGAGCCGCCGCTCTCACCGCCACGCAGCTGCTGGACACACTGGGCGGGAGCAGCGGCGGCACTGACCGGCTgccttcctgcttcctctccaccCAGGGCCGCTCCACCTCCCCGCAAGGGCGGGACAGCCCCCCACCAGAGGGGCCTGGGGCGCACCAGCCGCCCCACTCTGAGCCAAAAGGGATCCCCACCTCAGCTTACCCCGAGCAGAAGGGAAGTCCCACTGCAGGGTTTCCCAGCTGCAGAGACAGGCCCACCACGGGATTTACCGAGCAGAAGGGGAGTCCCGCTTCTGCCTACCCTGAGCACAAGGGAAGCCCGGTGCCCCCAGTGCCCCCTGTGCCGGAGCACAGGggcagcctccccctccccttctccggGGAGTCTCCAAAGACTGGGCCCACAGAGGAGGCGCCTGGTGGCCCCATGGAGATCCTGCGCAGGGGATCTGCGCGGCTGCGGCAGCTGCTGAACCCCAAGGGTGAGCGGCGCGTGGAGGATGAGGGTAGCTTCCCGGTGCCACAGGAGAATGGGCAACCTGAGAGCCCCCGGCGGCCATCGCCAAGCCGGGCTGACAGCACCGAGGCTGCCACAGGAGATGAGCGGGGCCCGCGGGGGTGCGTGGCCTCGGCCACGGCCAATGCCTTGTACAGTAGCAACCTGCGGGATGATACGAAAGCCATCCTGGAGCAGATCAGCGCCCACGGCCAGAAGCACCGCGGAGGCCCCGCGCCAACCCCGGCCCAGAGCAGCCCTGAGCTGGGCCACCCTCCAGCTGCCGGCGGCCGGGCCCCTGACATGTCCGACAAGGACAGATGTTCTGCCATCTTCCTCGCAGACAGCCTGGGGACCCAAGGCCGGCTGAACCGCACGCTGCCAGCCAGCGCAGCGGAGCGCGACCGACTGCTGCACCGCATGGAGAGCATGCGCAAAGAGAAGCGCGTCTACAGCCGCTTCGAGGTCTTCTGCAAAAAGGAGGAGCCCGGGGGCCCGGGGGCCGGGGAGGGCCCGGCGGAGGACACCAGGGACAGCAAGGTGGGCAAGTTCATGCCCAAGCTCCTGGGTACGTTCAAAAGCAAGAAGTGA
- the FAM83H gene encoding protein FAM83H isoform X1, whose protein sequence is MSGRRSRARKPRARRTGRAQKTTGQQGPEAEPPPPAPRDPRDEAGVAPAGHVTSSKLAARGHPRVARPEQPQVANKPEKAIALGSEPVPVPAADVEGCRVDGLTPGWGPEPLRLREVQLCLAQEQLLLEEQRRQVQLQMQLCQEEQAWVQVEGLELAMALEQLRCEGLEALRTQDPVPGPAMARRSQSSSQGDNPLAPGYLPPHYKEYYRLAVDALAEGGPEAYSSFLASEGAPAFLCPEELEHVSRHLRAPQHVALEPPESSPLNMDFDGSSGTYWPVNSDQAVPELDLGWPLTFGFQGTEVTTLVQPPPPDSPCIKDEARRMIRSAQQVVAVVMDMFTDVDLLSEVLEAAARRVPVYILLDEVNAQHFLDMADKCHINLHHVDFLRVRTVAGPTYYCRTGKSFKGHVKEKFLLVDCAVVMSGSYSFMWSFEKIHRSLAHVFQGELVSSFDEEFRILFAQSEPLVPSAGALARMDAYALAPYAGAGPLIGGQVTGALTPFSLPKRAHLLFPPPREEGLGFPSFLDPDRHFLSALRREESPRMPGGALEPHTGLWPLSRHLDTEAGPGGELLGPRGFFQARHQEMDAFKRHSYAAADGTGAVENFAAARQVSRQTFLGYGDDLRFQTSHFHRDQLYQQHYQWDPQLAPARPQGPFEKLRAGRPGFADHDDFTLGAGQRFPELGPDGHQRLDYVPSSASREVRHGSDPAFGPRLRGLEPAGAPSPNLGQRFPCQAVTRLGPETVPKPEPERRGRPEGRAGLRHWRLASYLSGCHGEDAGDEGLPAPMEAEAYEDDVLVSGGRVAAGDLLTSSFRVPTSFPGSGSGGGDSSEPEGLEAGLAKQDTFRLRPNPLIQRSSRLRSSLIFSASQAEGTGGAAAATAEKEQVVSEMPASGGKAMRSAVSTKVAELLEKYKGPTRDAGGMGAAVTVASHSKAILSQAWREEVSAPGGGGSEHRSLESCLLDLRDSFTQQLHQEAKRQPGAAALTATQLLDTLGGSSGGTDRLPSCFLSTQGRSTSPQGRDSPPPEGPGAHQPPHSEPKGIPTSAYPEQKGSPTAGFPSCRDRPTTGFTEQKGSPASAYPEHKGSPVPPVPPVPEHRGSLPLPFSGESPKTGPTEEAPGGPMEILRRGSARLRQLLNPKGERRVEDEGSFPVPQENGQPESPRRPSPSRADSTEAATGDERGPRGCVASATANALYSSNLRDDTKAILEQISAHGQKHRGGPAPTPAQSSPELGHPPAAGGRAPDMSDKDRCSAIFLADSLGTQGRLNRTLPASAAERDRLLHRMESMRKEKRVYSRFEVFCKKEEPGGPGAGEGPAEDTRDSKVGKFMPKLLGTFKSKK, encoded by the exons ATGTCTGGCAGACGAAGTCGAGCTCGCAAACCCCGGGCCAGGAGGACGGGCAGGGCACAGAAGACCACGGGCCAGCAGGGCCCCGAGGCCGAGCCGCCGCCCCCTGCCCCTAGGGACCCTCGGGACGAGGCAGGGGTGGCCCCTGCGGGGCACGTGACCAGCAGCAAGCTGGCTGCCCGGGGACACCCCAGAGTGGCCAGACCAGAGCAGCCTCAGGTAGCCAATAAGCCGGAGAAGGCCATCGCTCTGGGGTCCGAGCCGGTGCCGGTCCCCGCTGCGGACGTGGAAGGCTGCAGGGTGGACGGCCTCACGCCGGGCTGGGGCCCCGAGCCGCTGAGGCTCCGCGAGGTCCAGCTGTGCCTGGCCCAGGAGCAGCTGCTGCTGGAGGAGCAGCGGCGGCAGGTCCAGCTGCAGATGCAGCTGTGTCAGGAGGAGCAGGCCTGGGTGCAAGTGGAGGGGCTGGAGCTGGCCATGGCCTTGGAGCAACTGCGGTGCGAGGGCCTTGAGGCGCTTCGGACCCAGGACCCG gtcCCTGGCCCCGCCATGGCCCGTCGCTCCCAGAGCTCCTCGCAGGGGGATAACCCACTGGCACCCGGGTACCTGCCACCCCACTACAAAGAATATTACCGCCTGGCAGTGGATGCACTGGCTGAGGGCGGGCCGGAGGCCTATAGCAGCTTCCTAGCGTCCGAGGGGGCACCTGCCTTCCTGTGCCCTGAGGAGCTGGAGCACGTGAGCCGCCACCTGCGGGCCCCACAGCACGTTGCCCTCGAGCCCCCCGAAAGCAGCCCTCTCAACATGGACTTCGATGGCTCCTCGGGCACCTACTGGCCTGTGAACTCAGACCAGGCAGTGCCTGAACTTGACCTGGGCTGGCCCCTGACCTTCGGCTTCCAGGGCACTGAGGTTACCACACTGGTGCAGCCGCCGCCACCTGACAGCCCCTGCATCAAGGATGAGGCTCGAAGGATGATCCGCTCTGCCCAGCAG GTGGTGGCCGTGGTGATGGACATGTTCACCGACGTGGACCTTCTCAGTGAAGTGCTGGAGGCCGCTGCGCGCCGCGTGCCGGTCTACATCCTCCTAGATGAGGTAAACGCGCAGCACTTCCTGGACATGGCTGACAAGTGCCACATCAACCTGCACCACGTGGAC TTCCTACGCGTGCGCACTGTGGCAGGCCCCACCTACTACTGCCGTACCGGGAAGTCCTTCAAGGGCCACGTGAAGGAGAAGTTCCTCCTAGTGGATTGTGCCGTGGTGATGAGCGGGAGCTACAG CTTTATGTGGTCCTTCGAGAAGATCCACCGGAGTCTGGCACACGTGTTCCAGGGCGAGCTGGTCTCCAGCTTCGATGAGGAATTCCGCATCCTCTTCGCACAGTCCGAGCCGCTGGTACCCTCCGCCGGGGCGCTAGCTCGCATGGACGCCTACGCCCTGGCTCCATACGCGGGGGCTGGGCCCCTCATTGGTGGCCAGGTGACCGGGGCGTTGACCCCTTTCTCCTTACCCAAACGAGCCCACCTCCTGTTCCCACCGCCTCGGGAAGAAGGCCTGGGCTTCCCCTCATTCCTTGACCCTGACCGCCACTTCCTGTCGGCCCTCCGTCGAGAGGAGTCACCGCGGATGCCGGGGGGCGCCCTGGAGCCGCACACGGGGCTGTGGCCACTGTCGCGGCATCTGGACACCGAGGCCGGACCAGGCGGGGAGCTCTTGGGCCCGCGGGGCTTCTTTCAGGCACGGCACCAAGAGATGGACGCCTTCAAAAGGCACAGCTACGCGGCCGCCGACGGCACGGGAGCCGTGGAGAATTTCGCTGCCGCGCGACAGGTGTCACGGCAGACATTCCTCGGCTACGGTGATGACTTACGCTTCCAGACCAGCCACTTCCACCGCGACCAGCTCTACCAGCAGCACTACCAGTGGGATCCGCAGCTTGCGCCAGCGCGCCCACAAGGCCCGTTCGAGAAGCTGCGCGCTGGCCGCCCTGGCTTCGCGGACCATGACGACTTCACGCTGGGCGCCGGGCAGCGCTTTCCGGAGCTCGGCCCGGACGGACACCAGCGGCTGGACTACGTGCCATCCAGTGCCTCACGGGAGGTGCGCCATGGCTCTGACCCTGCCTTCGGGCCCAGGCTCCGCGGTCTGGAACCGGCCGGGGCCCCATCTCCCAACCTGGGACAGCGCTTCCCTTGCCAAGCGGTGACGAGGCTAGGCCCAGAGACTGTGCCCAAGCCAGAGCCAGAGCGCAGAGGCCGGCCCGAGGGGCGGGCGGGACTGCGGCACTGGCGCCTCGCCTCCTACCTGAGCGGCTGTCACGGTGAGGATGCTGGCGACGAGGGCCTGCCCGCACCCATGGAGGCCGAGGCCTATGAAGACGACGTGTTGGTTTCTGGGGGCCGGGTGGCCGCCGGGGACCTGCTGACCTCGAGCTTCCGTGTGCCCACGTCCTTCCCGGGCTCCGGCAGCGGTGGTGGCGACAGCTCCGAGCCCGAGGGCCTGGAGGCCGGCCTGGCCAAGCAGGACACTTTCCGCTTGCGCCCGAACCCGCTGATCCAGCGCAGCTCGCGGCTGCGCTCCTCGCTCATCTTCAGCGCGTCACAGGCGGAGGGCACAGGCGGAGCTGCTGCGGCCACCGCGGAGAAGGAGCAGGTGGTGAGCGAGATGCCGGCGTCCGGTGGCAAGGCCATGCGCTCTGCTGTCTCCACCAAGGTGGCCGAGCTCCTGGAGAAATACAAGGGCCCGACTCGAGACGCCGGCGGCATGGGGGCAGCAGTCACGGTCGCCAGCCACAGCAAGGCTATCCTGTCCCAGGCGTGGCGGGAGGAGGTGTCGGCACCTGGGGGCGGTGGGAGCGAGCACCGCAGCCTCGAAAGCTGCCTGCTAGACCTGCGCGACTCCTTCACGCAGCAGCTGCACCAGGAGGCCAAGCGGCAGCCGGGAGCCGCCGCTCTCACCGCCACGCAGCTGCTGGACACACTGGGCGGGAGCAGCGGCGGCACTGACCGGCTgccttcctgcttcctctccaccCAGGGCCGCTCCACCTCCCCGCAAGGGCGGGACAGCCCCCCACCAGAGGGGCCTGGGGCGCACCAGCCGCCCCACTCTGAGCCAAAAGGGATCCCCACCTCAGCTTACCCCGAGCAGAAGGGAAGTCCCACTGCAGGGTTTCCCAGCTGCAGAGACAGGCCCACCACGGGATTTACCGAGCAGAAGGGGAGTCCCGCTTCTGCCTACCCTGAGCACAAGGGAAGCCCGGTGCCCCCAGTGCCCCCTGTGCCGGAGCACAGGggcagcctccccctccccttctccggGGAGTCTCCAAAGACTGGGCCCACAGAGGAGGCGCCTGGTGGCCCCATGGAGATCCTGCGCAGGGGATCTGCGCGGCTGCGGCAGCTGCTGAACCCCAAGGGTGAGCGGCGCGTGGAGGATGAGGGTAGCTTCCCGGTGCCACAGGAGAATGGGCAACCTGAGAGCCCCCGGCGGCCATCGCCAAGCCGGGCTGACAGCACCGAGGCTGCCACAGGAGATGAGCGGGGCCCGCGGGGGTGCGTGGCCTCGGCCACGGCCAATGCCTTGTACAGTAGCAACCTGCGGGATGATACGAAAGCCATCCTGGAGCAGATCAGCGCCCACGGCCAGAAGCACCGCGGAGGCCCCGCGCCAACCCCGGCCCAGAGCAGCCCTGAGCTGGGCCACCCTCCAGCTGCCGGCGGCCGGGCCCCTGACATGTCCGACAAGGACAGATGTTCTGCCATCTTCCTCGCAGACAGCCTGGGGACCCAAGGCCGGCTGAACCGCACGCTGCCAGCCAGCGCAGCGGAGCGCGACCGACTGCTGCACCGCATGGAGAGCATGCGCAAAGAGAAGCGCGTCTACAGCCGCTTCGAGGTCTTCTGCAAAAAGGAGGAGCCCGGGGGCCCGGGGGCCGGGGAGGGCCCGGCGGAGGACACCAGGGACAGCAAGGTGGGCAAGTTCATGCCCAAGCTCCTGGGTACGTTCAAAAGCAAGAAGTGA